In Streptomyces sp. NBC_01231, the sequence GCAGCTGCCCGTCCAACTGTTCGTACAGATGCGACCGCAGCGCCAGAGTCGTCACCGTGCCGATCACCGCGCAGACCACCGCGATCAGCACCACGGACGCGACGACGAGCCGGCTCCGCAGTGTGCGCGGCTTGGGTGCTCGCTTCTGCGCACGCGGCCGTCGTCGTCCGCTCATGACACGGCGGGCTTGATCAGGTAGCCGGCGCCGCGCCGGGTGTGGATCATCGGCTCACGACCGGCGTCGATCTTGCGGCGCAGGTAGGAGATGTAGAGCTCGACCACGTTGGCCTGGCCGCCGAAGTCGTACGACCACACCCGGTCAAGGATCTGCGCCTTGCTGAGCACGCGCCGCGGATTGCGCATCAGGAAGCGGAGCAGCTCGAACTCGGTGGCCGTGAGGTGGATGCCCTCCCCGGCCCGCGACACCTCGTGGCTGTCCTCGTCCAGGGTGAGGTCCCCGACGACGAGGACGGAGTCGGAGCGCCGGTCGGCCGCGCCGGAGCGCCGGATGAGACCGCGCAGCCGGGCCACGACCTCTTCGAGGCTGAACGGCTTGGTGACGTAGTCGTCACCGCCGGCGGTGAGCCCGGCTATCCGGTCCTCGACGGCGTCCTTCGCCGTCAGGAACAGCACCGGCACGTCCGGCAGCTCACGCCGCAGCCGGCCCAGCACGGCCAGTCCGTCCATGTCGGGCAGCATCATGTCCAGGACAACGGCGTCGGGACGGAACTCACGGGCGGTCTGAAGGGCGCCCGTGCCGTCACCGGCACTCCGGATCTGCCAGCCCTCGTAGCGAAGGGCCATGGACAGGAGTTCGGTGATCGACAGCTCGTCGTCCACCACAAGCACTCGGACGGGGCTCCCGTCCGGCCTCAGCAGTTCGGTGCGCCCCTGGGGCGAGGTCGTGGTCATGGTGAAACCATGTCGGGGCCCCCTGAGAGCACCCTTTCGGCTGTCTGTGATTTCCCTGAGAAACGCACAGGTGACTCTCAGGGAAGCCCTGGGAGTCCTTCATCGACGCCTCATGGTTTTCGGCCGGACGTGCTTCAGCGTCGTACCGAACCTGCCGTCGTCGTCATCGTCGTACGAGAGCGCGGAGCCCGGAGCTCGCTGGTCAGAACAGGCCCGACTGCACGCTCGGCGGTGCCTTGAACTGCCGTACCGGCACGGTGACTTCCTCACCCTCGACGGGTACGAGCTCCCACCCGGTGATCAGCCGCGTGTCGAGGACGACCACCACTCCGGGCCCCGTCGCCAGGTGCAGGTCCGGCCCCGCGGCCGCCACCAGCCGACCGCTCACAACGCCCCCGGCGGCAAGCTCGGCCACCTCGCCCACGGCGGCGGGAAGGTCCGTGAGCCCGAACGCGCCGACGTGATCGACGGGTTGGCAGGGCGCGGGCGCGAGCGACTCCGGCCAGCCGCCGAGGTCAAGCGCACGGCCGTGCAACTCAGTGACCTCAGCGGCCCGTTCGGCCTCCGACGTCGGCAACCGGGCACGTACCGCCCGCTTCTCGGCGTACGGAATCCGGTCCGGCACCCCGAGCGCGGCGCGCAGCAGTTCCTCGGCACGCCGGGCGGCCATCAGCGGGCCCGTGCCCAGCCAGCTGAAGCAGACGGCGCCCTGCTCCAACAGCCGGGCCGAGCCGCGCTCTTCGGCGGTGATCCCGACCTTGACCATCCCGGGCCCGAACCACGCCAGATACACGCGGTACGGCCGCGGGTCGTCGGCAAGAGTGTCCGCGGCGACGGAGTGGGCACGGTCCAGCCGCGCGCACTCCTCGCACCGCGCCCCCGTACTCCGCCCCGAGACGGCCGCCCGCACCGGACAGGGATGCCCCCGCGCACCCACACAGGTCCGACCGCCCCCTTCCGCGACCCCGAAGGCCACCCTCTTCCCCCAGGTCAGCGCACTGCGCCGCCCGCCGTCCCACACCAGCACGGGGCCATCCGCCGCCCACCGCAGCCCCGAGCACTTCCATGCCTGTGCCATCGCTTCCGAGACTAGAGGGCACCGCTGACAATGGCGGCTGCGCGAGGATCACCCACCGGAGGAGGCGGTGGCAGGCTCCACCTCACCTGCGGAAACAGGCACGACACCGGACGCCGCCCCTGCCCCTGCCCCTGCCCCTGCCCCTGCCGTAGTCGTAGTCGTACCCGCAGCCGCAGCCGCAGCCGCAGCCGTACGACGAACCCCCCGCCCCGCCAGCCGGCACCCGACACACCCGGGATGCCCGGCCCGCGCTCCCGTGTCCCGCACCCGCATCCCCCACTGCTCCCTCGGCCGTTTCCCCGGCGCCTTGCCCCAGCCGGTGAGATGCAGGGCCCAGGCGACGAGGAGGCCCACGAGGTCGATGGCGGTCCCGGCCACCAGGAGCGGAGCGGACACCACGCAGACACCCAGCCCCAGTACCGCCGTCCCGACGGTCGCGATGCCGAAACCGGTCCAGCCTGCGACCGTATGCCCCTCGTCATACTGATGTGCGCTCACGTGCCCGCCTTCCTCTCGTACGGGTATCTCACAGCGTAAGTAATTTACTGCATGAACCTCTCACGAGCTAAGGGAAACAGGAACCCGCAATGCCAGCCAAGTCGCGCCCCCCTGCCACTCCGGCCGAGGCGCTGTCGGCGATGGACTCCCTCGTCGCGGCCCATCTGCTCGGCCAACAGGAGATGGCCCAGCGACTGGGCCTGAACGTCTCCGATCTCCTGTGTTTCGCCTACGTCCTTCAGGCGGGCGAGGACCTCCTCACGGCCGGCGACATCGCCGAACGCGCACACGTCACCACCGGCGGCGTGACCGGCATCCTCAACCG encodes:
- a CDS encoding response regulator transcription factor yields the protein MTTTSPQGRTELLRPDGSPVRVLVVDDELSITELLSMALRYEGWQIRSAGDGTGALQTAREFRPDAVVLDMMLPDMDGLAVLGRLRRELPDVPVLFLTAKDAVEDRIAGLTAGGDDYVTKPFSLEEVVARLRGLIRRSGAADRRSDSVLVVGDLTLDEDSHEVSRAGEGIHLTATEFELLRFLMRNPRRVLSKAQILDRVWSYDFGGQANVVELYISYLRRKIDAGREPMIHTRRGAGYLIKPAVS
- a CDS encoding DUF2797 domain-containing protein; the protein is MAQAWKCSGLRWAADGPVLVWDGGRRSALTWGKRVAFGVAEGGGRTCVGARGHPCPVRAAVSGRSTGARCEECARLDRAHSVAADTLADDPRPYRVYLAWFGPGMVKVGITAEERGSARLLEQGAVCFSWLGTGPLMAARRAEELLRAALGVPDRIPYAEKRAVRARLPTSEAERAAEVTELHGRALDLGGWPESLAPAPCQPVDHVGAFGLTDLPAAVGEVAELAAGGVVSGRLVAAAGPDLHLATGPGVVVVLDTRLITGWELVPVEGEEVTVPVRQFKAPPSVQSGLF